A region from the Acyrthosiphon pisum isolate AL4f chromosome A1, pea_aphid_22Mar2018_4r6ur, whole genome shotgun sequence genome encodes:
- the LOC100572849 gene encoding vesicle transport through interaction with t-SNAREs homolog 1A — MENKLLADYEQQFGVTSAEITSKISRLGHIASNDRNDYIKEIERNLDEVHDLLEQMDLSVKESDVSVRAKLHNRVASYRAELHRLAKEFARAKCTVNIDLCILHKDDNNFAESEDVTSEQKQRLLYTSERLNQSGIQLDNTYRIAVETEEIGSQILTDLNRQRETMHNSFNRLRDANADLGRSTRMINAIIVRSRQHKIILFGVMAAFCFLLIFAFYRSFL; from the exons ATGGAAAA CAAATTATTAGCCGACTACGAACAGCAGTTTGGTGTGACCAGTGCTGAGATCACATCGAAAATCAGCAGACTTGGCCATATAGCGAGCA ACGATAGAAATGACTACATCAAAGAAATCGAACGAAACCTCGACGAGGTGCATGATTtg ttgGAACAAATGGACCTGTCGGTCAAAGAATCCGATGTGTCTGTACGCGCTAAACTGCACAATCGAGTAGCTAGTTACAGGGCAGAACTGCACAGATTAGCAAAGGAGTTTGCCCGAGCAAAATGTACGGTCAACattgatttatgtatattacata aagatgataataattttgctGAAAGTGAAGATGTAACTTCAGAACAAAAACAGAGGCTACTGTATACGTCTGAACGTCTAAACCAATCAGGAATACAATTGGATAATACTTATCGTATTGCCGTTGAGACTGAAGAAATTGGTTCACAAATACTGACAGATTTAAATCGCCAACGAGAAACTATGCATAACTCTTTTAATAGG CTCAGAGATGCAAATGCAGACCTTGGTAGAAGCACCCGAATGATAAATGCCATAATTGTTCGTTCCAGACAACACAAAATCATACTCTTTGGTGTTATGGCAGCATTTTGTTTTCTCTTGATCTTTGCATTTTACCGTTCATTCCTTTGA